One stretch of Pirellulales bacterium DNA includes these proteins:
- a CDS encoding alpha/beta hydrolase — MIRVKIAGRLNIAAPLLIVALTTMASAAEPPRAAPDFENVAYGPHARNVLDLWKAKSDRPTPLLVFIHGGGFVNGDKGQVRGRPAVRQCLDAGISFASINYRFREHAGIQDILRDAARAIQFLRTHATEYNIDPSRIASYGGSAGAGTSLWLAFHDDLADPKATDPVLRQSSRLTAAGSLNGQASYDLRDWEKILGPSQFQRPQAEWVSFYHFDSDAAETTPEADKIMRDCSMLNLISKDDVPVALACSFSAEDPKERGAYVHHPKHSTAIADRCKENGLDCLLVLQGTDSDSRDGQATKVVAFLIGKLKDVGTEKPTAAK, encoded by the coding sequence ATGATTCGAGTCAAAATTGCAGGACGGTTGAACATTGCGGCGCCGCTGTTGATCGTTGCGCTGACGACAATGGCCTCGGCCGCTGAACCGCCGCGTGCGGCCCCGGACTTCGAGAACGTCGCGTATGGTCCGCACGCGCGGAACGTGCTGGATCTGTGGAAGGCGAAGTCGGACAGGCCAACGCCGCTATTGGTATTCATCCACGGCGGTGGCTTCGTCAACGGCGACAAGGGGCAAGTGCGCGGCCGACCGGCGGTGCGCCAATGCTTGGACGCGGGCATATCGTTCGCGTCGATCAATTATCGTTTCCGCGAACATGCTGGCATTCAGGACATTCTGCGCGACGCCGCGCGTGCTATTCAGTTCCTGCGCACTCACGCGACGGAATACAACATTGATCCGTCGCGGATTGCCTCCTACGGCGGATCGGCCGGGGCAGGTACCAGCCTGTGGTTGGCCTTTCATGATGATTTGGCTGATCCCAAGGCCACGGATCCTGTGCTGCGGCAGTCTTCACGATTGACGGCCGCGGGCTCGTTGAATGGCCAGGCGTCGTACGATCTGCGCGACTGGGAAAAAATTCTTGGACCGTCCCAATTCCAGCGTCCGCAGGCGGAGTGGGTGTCCTTCTATCATTTCGATTCCGACGCCGCGGAGACAACACCCGAGGCGGACAAGATCATGCGGGATTGCAGCATGCTCAACCTGATTTCGAAGGATGACGTGCCCGTGGCACTCGCCTGCTCGTTCTCGGCCGAGGATCCGAAGGAGCGGGGCGCCTACGTGCATCACCCCAAGCATTCGACCGCAATCGCCGACCGCTGCAAGGAAAACGGCCTTGATTGCTTGCTCGTGCTGCAAGGCACCGATTCCGATTCGCGCGACGGGCAGGCCACGAAGGTCGTCGCCTTTTTGATCGGCAAGCTCAAGGATGTCGGCACAGAGAAGCCCACCGCGGCGAAATAA
- a CDS encoding RNA-binding protein translates to MGKKLYVGNLSYGVKSSDLEALFAPFGQVQSAQVIEDRETGRSKGFGFVEMNSDAEAQAAIRGLHEQDHEGRPLTVNEAKPREERGGGGGGGYRGGGGGGGGGGGGGGRRPGGFGGGRGGGGGGGGGRGGRY, encoded by the coding sequence GTGGGAAAGAAGCTGTATGTGGGGAATCTCAGTTACGGCGTAAAAAGCTCGGATCTCGAGGCGCTCTTCGCCCCGTTCGGACAGGTCCAAAGCGCGCAAGTAATTGAGGATCGTGAGACCGGCCGTAGTAAAGGTTTCGGGTTTGTCGAAATGAACAGCGACGCCGAGGCCCAAGCGGCCATTCGCGGCTTGCACGAGCAAGATCACGAAGGGCGCCCGTTGACCGTCAACGAAGCCAAGCCGCGCGAAGAGCGTGGCGGCGGCGGCGGTGGAGGCTACCGCGGAGGTGGCGGTGGTGGTGGCGGCGGCGGTGGCGGCGGTGGTCGTCGACCGGGCGGGTTCGGCGGTGGTCGTGGCGGCGGAGGCGGAGGCGGAGGTGGCCGCGGCGGCCGCTACTAA
- a CDS encoding cold shock domain-containing protein: protein MPQGTIKKLISDKGFGFIAGERGELFFHHSAVEGTSIEALHEGQTVEYTEGRGPKGPRAENVKVV from the coding sequence ATGCCTCAAGGCACGATCAAGAAGTTGATTTCGGACAAGGGATTTGGATTCATCGCGGGCGAGCGCGGCGAATTGTTTTTCCACCACTCGGCGGTCGAGGGGACGTCGATCGAGGCTTTGCACGAAGGCCAGACGGTCGAATACACCGAAGGTCGCGGTCCCAAGGGCCCGCGTGCCGAGAACGTCAAAGTCGTCTAG
- a CDS encoding SET domain-containing protein-lysine N-methyltransferase: MRIARTKVGRGVFAERWFDESEVVGEIDGEIIDDVSYSSDYCMDLGDDRSLEPAAPFRFINHSCQPNCELCWFDVKDKRGKLQRRMYVMATRRIADGDELTIDYAWPAEMAIPCRCGSSACRQWIVKRSDLKRVVAGTRR, encoded by the coding sequence GTGCGGATCGCGCGAACCAAGGTAGGCCGCGGTGTATTCGCCGAACGCTGGTTTGATGAATCGGAAGTCGTTGGCGAAATCGATGGCGAGATCATCGACGACGTTTCGTACAGTTCCGACTATTGCATGGATTTGGGAGACGATCGCTCTCTCGAGCCAGCAGCGCCCTTTCGTTTCATCAACCATAGCTGCCAGCCCAACTGCGAACTTTGCTGGTTCGACGTCAAGGACAAACGCGGCAAACTGCAGCGGCGCATGTATGTCATGGCCACCCGCCGGATCGCGGACGGTGACGAGCTGACGATCGACTATGCGTGGCCCGCCGAAATGGCGATTCCTTGCCGTTGCGGTTCGAGCGCCTGCCGGCAATGGATCGTGAAACGATCCGATCTGAAGCGGGTCGTCGCGGGCACGCGACGCTAA